One window from the genome of bacterium encodes:
- a CDS encoding PHP domain-containing protein, with product MDKLADLHTHTTSSDGCHTPTQVVEAAAKAGLTAVAITDHDTVAGIDEALEAGKHNWIEVIPGIEISTIYHDKVEVHILGYFIDHKSPSLIEKLDVLKNARYDRARQMVEKLNAVGVHISFDRVLELAQHGAVGRPHVAKAICEVGAASSMDSAFGRFLQEGGPGYVPRYKVTPLEAMEIISEAGGVSCAAHVAKLRRDEIIVELVGSGLRAIEVNHPDHSSAGRKFYKRFAQSRGLIATGGSDAHGFAGNIRPGVGDVTVPYGVVIELRIKSRLRREC from the coding sequence ATGGATAAGTTAGCAGATCTACACACTCACACCACATCCTCCGATGGCTGCCATACCCCGACGCAAGTTGTTGAGGCAGCTGCGAAAGCAGGTCTGACCGCTGTTGCAATTACGGATCACGACACCGTCGCAGGTATAGATGAAGCGCTGGAAGCTGGAAAACACAATTGGATAGAGGTCATACCCGGCATCGAGATCAGCACGATATATCACGATAAAGTCGAGGTGCACATTCTCGGCTATTTTATAGATCACAAGAGTCCTTCGTTGATCGAGAAACTCGATGTGCTCAAAAATGCCAGATATGATCGCGCCAGACAGATGGTTGAAAAGCTCAATGCCGTGGGTGTGCATATCAGCTTTGACCGAGTGTTGGAGCTTGCCCAGCATGGTGCGGTCGGCAGGCCGCATGTAGCGAAGGCCATCTGTGAGGTGGGCGCTGCATCATCCATGGACTCTGCGTTCGGCAGGTTTTTGCAGGAAGGCGGACCCGGTTATGTGCCTAGATATAAAGTGACGCCGTTGGAGGCGATGGAGATAATTTCCGAGGCCGGAGGGGTTTCATGCGCTGCACATGTGGCAAAGCTAAGGAGAGATGAAATCATTGTGGAACTGGTCGGCAGTGGTCTTCGCGCCATAGAGGTCAATCATCCTGATCACTCTTCGGCAGGGCGAAAGTTCTACAAGCGGTTTGCGCAAAGCCGGGGGCTGATTGCAACAGGCGGTTCCGATGCCCATGGTTTTGCGGGTAATATTCGGCCTGGAGTAGGGGATGTGACCGTTCCATATGGTGTTGTCATCGAACTGAGAATCAAGTCTCGACTCAGGCGTGAGTGTTAG
- a CDS encoding RDD family protein, with protein MSRHITVVTPENVRIEYELAGLASRAGAAIIDLLLQVLLILAVLGVRMLLSEHGRWPGTTWANALLAIASFVMWYGYYVYFETVWNGQSPGKRYARMRTIREGGTPIDFASAAVRNLVRIVDMIPGIYLVGMISVLANSRNKRLGDFAAGTLVVKERSEWMHTKEKQTQEEASAAQYPEAELVRNIELVSPDDFETIKRFVERKAELDGKVREELASKIAVPLMAKLGIEDNGHIGYSNMLTEIYNKCAAQRGMR; from the coding sequence TTGTCGAGACACATAACCGTAGTTACGCCTGAAAATGTCAGGATAGAATATGAACTGGCGGGGCTGGCTTCGCGCGCAGGGGCTGCAATTATCGACCTGCTGCTTCAGGTACTATTGATATTGGCTGTGCTGGGGGTGCGCATGCTCCTATCCGAACACGGCAGATGGCCGGGAACGACTTGGGCAAATGCACTATTGGCAATAGCGTCGTTTGTTATGTGGTACGGCTATTATGTCTACTTCGAGACTGTCTGGAACGGACAGTCGCCCGGCAAACGCTATGCCAGAATGCGCACCATTCGTGAAGGTGGAACCCCTATAGACTTCGCAAGCGCCGCCGTTCGCAACCTGGTGAGGATAGTCGATATGATCCCCGGAATATATCTTGTCGGAATGATATCTGTGCTGGCAAACAGCAGAAATAAACGCCTGGGAGATTTTGCGGCGGGCACATTGGTCGTCAAAGAACGCAGTGAATGGATGCACACCAAGGAAAAGCAAACTCAGGAAGAAGCATCCGCTGCGCAATACCCGGAGGCCGAACTTGTGAGAAATATCGAGCTTGTCAGCCCGGATGATTTCGAGACGATAAAGAGATTTGTCGAACGTAAAGCCGAGCTTGACGGAAAAGTGCGAGAAGAACTTGCGTCCAAAATTGCTGTGCCGCTGATGGCTAAGCTGGGTATCGAAGACAATGGACATATAGGTTATTCAAATATGCTTACCGAAATTTATAATAAGTGTGCTGCCCAAAGAGGCATGAGATAG
- a CDS encoding GAF domain-containing protein encodes MRQIFDISRDALGAGSSHNASDPSTHPDRRHLEEIASLYEVGQAVDPHDVMPLLNTVVTKAASVMDAQTCSLMLIEPGENTLVIKSSYGLADDIVHGARIAMGEGIAGRVAQTGEPVLIEDISHDPRFKDSIKPRPGVSGSMCVPLKDEEGYVKGVLSIRRHKPKPPFTQDDLKLFCVFATHASLAISNTHLTSRLNRKIEEMSRISEVLRAINSTLDLENVLDQIVESITDIVGFDRCCVYLLDTRANEFVAGARKGYDENDHVIDRVKPGEGVIGLAAKEQIPIFSQGSPFEPSQQGSGEFLAAPIVVRKTTIGVVVADNSVNNNAIEPEHVDLLATFVSQAGIAVENARLYEAMEEKYAELNVLYEHSRNISAAYGLDNASHMLVQTSAKAVGCDGAGLLLFDTKRGHLILKAFSGGLKPLAAKIEEATKNQKSVDFVRELKAPMLISPNDISDSEAYSELLQALAPGRTTLMLAPLVAEDTTIGAIVLYRNGGEAFESTELKLISIMASHAATVLKNAMTYEQKMHQRVLEMTALYEFSKKISSAANLEEALDSILAIVSDLADYDEAFIYAVDHDAGIASVKAARSRSKKISMPPDERLGGAGVVSWAVSEQKAIVSPDIEIDPRFKTEHLHKVRSLMAIPLILQDEVVGVMSVHNYSPNHYSDDDVRVLSIIASQGAAIYKELEALSALTSYTDNILSSIAAGVVTLDSDGMILTWNAAAENIVGIGVEKVVGMQYDKAMAHLKVEESEKQSLQKSIERVFKTGETYHGYKLAFHPTNNGDEVYINVSVSQLLNSASEQLGLVIIFEDITREIKMEDDFRRMGELAAVGQLAASIAHELRNPLSSIKGAAQFLQKEYEEEPAIVEFLGIIVDEVNGLNRLTTEFLDFARPMQLELKPACINDIVEKTLHLMSVHITDSNVVVKEDLAKSVPEIQADDSQLEQVLKNMIINSLQAMPEGGMLTIETGVMPAGGAFISVSDTGVGIAPDKVERIFQPFFTTKTKGTGLGLSVVHKIIENHGGRIEVTSKPNMGTTFKIVLPRSKTYSAIAADYDQTMERRM; translated from the coding sequence ATGCGGCAAATATTCGATATTTCCCGCGATGCTCTGGGAGCCGGATCGTCTCATAACGCCTCGGATCCATCCACTCACCCGGACCGCAGGCATCTCGAAGAGATCGCATCCCTATACGAAGTGGGACAGGCCGTGGATCCGCATGACGTGATGCCGCTGCTCAACACTGTCGTGACGAAGGCTGCATCGGTGATGGACGCGCAGACTTGCTCGTTGATGCTGATAGAGCCGGGCGAGAACACACTGGTCATCAAATCCAGCTATGGCCTGGCAGACGATATAGTCCACGGAGCCAGGATAGCCATGGGCGAAGGAATCGCAGGCAGAGTGGCTCAGACCGGCGAGCCGGTCCTGATAGAAGACATATCGCATGATCCAAGGTTCAAAGACAGCATAAAACCCAGACCGGGTGTCAGCGGGTCTATGTGTGTACCTCTCAAAGATGAAGAGGGTTATGTCAAAGGCGTTCTGAGCATCAGACGCCATAAACCAAAACCGCCATTTACACAGGATGACCTAAAGCTCTTTTGCGTCTTTGCAACTCATGCGTCGCTCGCTATATCAAACACTCATCTAACCTCACGGCTCAACCGCAAGATTGAGGAGATGTCGCGAATATCCGAAGTACTGAGGGCTATCAACTCTACACTCGATCTTGAAAATGTGCTCGATCAGATTGTCGAGAGCATCACCGATATCGTGGGATTCGACAGGTGCTGTGTATACCTGCTGGACACCAGGGCGAATGAGTTCGTTGCAGGGGCGCGTAAAGGATATGATGAAAATGATCATGTCATTGACCGTGTGAAGCCGGGCGAAGGAGTAATCGGCCTGGCAGCTAAAGAACAGATTCCTATCTTTTCACAAGGCTCCCCTTTTGAACCCAGCCAGCAGGGTTCCGGCGAATTCCTGGCAGCTCCGATTGTGGTGCGAAAGACAACTATCGGAGTGGTCGTCGCGGACAACTCCGTGAATAATAATGCAATAGAACCCGAGCATGTGGACCTGCTGGCCACATTCGTGAGCCAGGCCGGTATTGCCGTCGAGAACGCGCGGCTCTATGAGGCGATGGAAGAAAAATATGCCGAACTCAATGTCCTCTATGAGCACAGCCGTAATATCAGCGCTGCATACGGTCTGGACAATGCATCTCATATGCTGGTGCAGACGTCGGCAAAAGCGGTCGGATGCGATGGTGCCGGCCTGCTACTCTTCGACACAAAGCGCGGTCACCTGATACTCAAAGCCTTTTCCGGCGGGCTCAAGCCGCTTGCAGCAAAGATCGAAGAAGCCACGAAGAATCAAAAATCAGTCGATTTTGTGCGTGAACTCAAGGCCCCAATGCTGATATCACCTAACGATATCAGCGATAGTGAAGCCTACTCAGAACTGCTTCAAGCTCTCGCGCCGGGTAGAACAACACTCATGCTTGCGCCGCTTGTCGCTGAGGATACCACCATCGGCGCAATCGTCCTATATAGAAACGGTGGAGAAGCGTTTGAAAGCACGGAACTCAAACTGATATCGATAATGGCGTCACACGCTGCAACAGTCCTCAAAAATGCCATGACATATGAGCAGAAGATGCATCAGCGTGTGCTCGAGATGACTGCGCTTTATGAGTTTTCCAAGAAGATAAGTTCCGCGGCGAACCTGGAAGAAGCCCTCGACTCGATTCTGGCGATTGTATCGGACCTGGCCGACTATGACGAGGCGTTTATCTATGCAGTTGACCATGATGCCGGAATCGCTTCTGTAAAGGCTGCGCGATCACGCAGCAAAAAAATATCCATGCCGCCGGATGAAAGGCTTGGTGGCGCAGGTGTTGTCAGTTGGGCGGTTAGTGAGCAAAAGGCTATTGTCTCTCCGGATATTGAGATCGACCCAAGGTTCAAAACCGAACATCTGCACAAAGTGCGCTCATTGATGGCGATTCCACTCATTCTGCAGGACGAAGTAGTCGGGGTGATGAGCGTGCACAACTACAGCCCCAACCATTATTCGGACGATGACGTTCGGGTGCTCTCGATTATCGCGAGCCAGGGCGCCGCTATATATAAAGAACTCGAAGCGCTGAGCGCTCTCACCAGCTATACTGACAATATCCTGAGCAGTATAGCGGCAGGGGTGGTCACACTTGATTCAGATGGAATGATCCTTACTTGGAATGCGGCTGCCGAAAATATTGTCGGTATCGGTGTCGAAAAAGTCGTGGGAATGCAATATGACAAGGCTATGGCTCACCTCAAGGTCGAGGAATCAGAAAAACAGAGCCTGCAAAAGTCAATCGAGCGAGTCTTCAAAACCGGTGAGACCTATCACGGATACAAACTTGCATTCCATCCGACAAACAATGGCGATGAAGTCTATATCAATGTCAGCGTATCACAACTGCTGAACAGCGCAAGTGAACAGCTCGGCCTGGTCATTATATTTGAAGATATCACCCGCGAGATCAAGATGGAGGACGACTTCAGGCGCATGGGTGAACTGGCAGCGGTCGGCCAGCTTGCAGCTAGTATCGCACACGAACTCAGAAACCCCTTGAGTTCCATAAAGGGAGCCGCGCAGTTCCTGCAGAAAGAATATGAAGAGGAACCAGCAATCGTCGAGTTCCTTGGAATCATCGTTGATGAGGTCAACGGTCTGAACCGCCTCACAACCGAGTTCCTGGATTTCGCGCGGCCTATGCAGCTTGAACTCAAGCCCGCCTGCATAAATGATATTGTCGAGAAGACGCTGCACCTGATGAGCGTGCATATCACCGACAGCAACGTGGTGGTCAAAGAAGATCTGGCAAAATCCGTGCCGGAAATTCAGGCCGACGACAGCCAGCTTGAACAGGTTCTCAAAAACATGATAATCAACTCGCTGCAGGCTATGCCAGAAGGAGGCATGCTCACGATAGAGACGGGAGTGATGCCTGCAGGCGGTGCGTTCATATCGGTGAGCGATACGGGAGTAGGTATTGCGCCGGACAAGGTTGAGCGCATTTTCCAGCCTTTCTTTACTACTAAAACAAAAGGTACCGGCCTGGGACTGAGCGTGGTCCACAAGATTATCGAAAACCATGGAGGACGGATCGAAGTAACGAGCAAACCGAATATGGGCACAACATTCAAGATCGTGCTCCCGCGCTCCAAAACCTATTCGGCCATCGCTGCAGACTACGATCAAACAATGGAACGGCGCATGTAG
- a CDS encoding sigma-54 dependent transcriptional regulator — MSKKTGNILVVDDEPNIRRVLEAVLTKEGHKVLTAENGRKGKEVLQKNTNVDVLISDLIMPDINGVELLAAAKEIIPDISVLMITAHGTIKSAVDAMKLGALDYIPKPFDLDEIKIVVKNALERRGMNQDTRTSAARNHTGKKTISKVDNIIGSSPAMEEVIEMIERVKDSRASVLIRGESGTGKEGVARALHFGSVRAKEPFVPVACVALSEQLLQSELFGHEKGSFTGAIDRKKGRFETANHGTLFLDEIGDIPPTVQMMLLRVLQEREFERVGGTETIKVDVRMVTATNQPLEKLVKEGKFREDLFYRLQVVTINMPPLRDRVDDIPLLIDHFIEMYAEDNFKKIEHVSPEALEMMMNYRWSGNVRELENTIERAIVLADQDAKFITPNLLPKELCEAAEKIRS, encoded by the coding sequence ATGAGTAAAAAGACCGGCAATATACTCGTCGTGGATGACGAGCCGAACATAAGAAGAGTATTGGAAGCTGTGCTGACCAAGGAAGGCCACAAAGTCCTCACAGCCGAAAACGGGCGCAAAGGCAAAGAAGTCCTGCAAAAAAACACCAATGTGGACGTATTGATCAGCGACCTTATAATGCCGGATATCAACGGTGTTGAACTGCTGGCAGCCGCAAAGGAAATTATACCGGACATATCCGTCCTGATGATTACCGCCCATGGCACAATAAAAAGTGCTGTGGATGCTATGAAACTCGGCGCACTGGACTATATCCCGAAGCCATTTGACCTAGATGAGATTAAAATCGTGGTCAAGAACGCTCTCGAACGCAGGGGAATGAACCAGGACACCCGCACAAGTGCTGCCAGAAATCATACAGGTAAGAAAACCATCAGCAAGGTGGACAATATCATAGGCAGTTCTCCCGCTATGGAAGAAGTCATCGAAATGATCGAGCGGGTAAAAGACAGCCGCGCATCGGTCCTTATTCGCGGTGAGAGCGGCACCGGTAAAGAAGGAGTGGCCAGAGCGCTGCACTTCGGCTCCGTAAGGGCAAAAGAACCATTTGTGCCGGTGGCATGCGTTGCGTTATCCGAACAACTGTTGCAAAGCGAACTCTTCGGGCATGAGAAGGGATCATTCACCGGCGCGATAGATCGCAAAAAAGGCCGGTTCGAGACTGCAAACCACGGCACACTCTTTCTCGACGAGATCGGAGACATACCGCCCACGGTCCAGATGATGCTGTTGAGAGTGCTGCAGGAACGCGAATTCGAGAGGGTCGGCGGCACCGAGACTATCAAAGTGGACGTGCGGATGGTCACCGCCACCAATCAGCCTTTGGAGAAACTGGTCAAAGAAGGCAAGTTCAGAGAAGACCTCTTTTACAGACTGCAGGTGGTCACAATAAATATGCCGCCGCTGCGCGATCGTGTGGACGACATACCGCTGCTTATCGACCATTTCATTGAGATGTATGCCGAAGACAACTTCAAAAAGATCGAACACGTAAGCCCGGAAGCGCTTGAAATGATGATGAACTACAGATGGTCGGGCAATGTGCGTGAGCTTGAAAACACTATCGAGCGGGCGATCGTCCTTGCAGACCAGGACGCCAAATTCATCACCCCTAACCTGCTGCCGAAAGAACTATGCGAGGCAGCCGAAAAAATACGGAGCTAA
- a CDS encoding SGNH/GDSL hydrolase family protein, translating to MTATGEATNTPLTWLDVASLTIEGKGWTDTESFYDRFPARAKELVDPNVWHLAKQSAGIVVRFETDSNEIHVRWKLTLDRLALTHMPATGVSGVDLYAMNDGRARHLAVGFPVEAENEVQLARNLCGRMCEYALYLPLYNGVESVELGVCADSTIRKAGKHKKNIKPVVFYGSSIVQGACASRPGRAYPSIISRMLDIETINLGFSGSGRCEHEVSELLAQIDPSVYVIDCIPNMAVDTVDERIRYLLDTLITAPRTPVILIESPGLQKERICHDDPWNLLQKNAILKDVYQDCVDGWNGGMHYIEGSSLLGDDGEATVDNLHPNDLGFYRMANAIAPVIGDALK from the coding sequence GTGACTGCAACTGGAGAAGCAACAAACACCCCACTGACCTGGCTTGATGTCGCCTCATTGACTATCGAAGGCAAAGGCTGGACCGACACTGAGAGTTTCTATGACCGTTTCCCGGCCAGAGCAAAAGAATTGGTCGACCCAAACGTTTGGCATCTCGCGAAACAAAGCGCGGGGATTGTCGTTCGGTTTGAGACTGACTCGAATGAAATACATGTCCGATGGAAGCTCACGCTCGACCGGCTCGCACTGACGCATATGCCCGCCACAGGAGTGAGTGGCGTAGATCTGTATGCAATGAATGACGGCAGAGCGCGCCATTTGGCGGTGGGCTTTCCTGTGGAAGCTGAAAACGAAGTCCAACTGGCAAGAAATCTCTGCGGGCGTATGTGCGAATACGCGCTGTACCTGCCTTTGTATAATGGCGTGGAGTCGGTTGAACTGGGTGTATGCGCAGATTCGACGATCCGAAAAGCTGGCAAACACAAGAAAAACATCAAACCTGTGGTGTTTTATGGTTCATCGATAGTCCAGGGTGCATGCGCATCGCGTCCGGGCAGAGCATATCCGTCTATCATCTCACGAATGCTCGATATCGAGACCATAAACCTCGGCTTTTCTGGCAGCGGCAGGTGTGAACATGAAGTCTCGGAACTGCTCGCCCAAATCGACCCGTCGGTATATGTGATCGACTGTATACCCAATATGGCTGTCGATACGGTTGACGAGCGAATACGTTATCTGCTCGACACATTAATAACCGCCCCCCGGACCCCGGTCATCTTGATCGAAAGCCCAGGACTGCAGAAAGAGCGTATTTGCCATGATGACCCATGGAATCTTCTGCAGAAAAATGCTATACTAAAAGATGTATATCAGGACTGTGTGGATGGTTGGAACGGTGGGATGCACTATATAGAGGGCAGTTCTCTGTTGGGTGATGACGGCGAGGCGACTGTCGACAACCTGCATCCCAACGATCTCGGGTTTTATCGAATGGCAAACGCAATTGCGCCCGTGATAGGTGATGCTCTGAAATAG
- a CDS encoding superoxide dismutase, whose amino-acid sequence MHELPPLPYDYKALEPYISEQIMRLHHDKHQAAYVAGLNKAEEELAKARSEGNFAVVSYWERQLAFNGSGDVLHTLFFASMSPNAGGEPTGDLADQIKKDFGSFDAFKKQFSAAAVGVEGSGWTALVWQPEFEKLYITQILNHQNNELSGAQPILVLDVWEHAYYLQYENRRAEWVENWWNVINWNNVAKNLSAARSYVPEKISASM is encoded by the coding sequence ATGCACGAACTACCCCCACTCCCCTACGATTACAAAGCACTTGAGCCTTATATCAGTGAGCAGATTATGCGTCTGCATCATGATAAGCACCAGGCAGCGTATGTTGCTGGTTTAAACAAAGCCGAAGAGGAGCTTGCGAAGGCTCGGTCCGAAGGAAATTTCGCGGTCGTCTCGTACTGGGAACGGCAGCTTGCTTTCAACGGCTCTGGAGATGTGCTGCACACTCTCTTCTTTGCGAGTATGTCTCCGAATGCAGGAGGCGAGCCGACTGGAGACCTTGCAGATCAGATAAAGAAAGACTTCGGCAGTTTTGATGCCTTCAAGAAGCAGTTTTCCGCCGCTGCAGTTGGCGTTGAAGGCAGCGGTTGGACAGCATTAGTTTGGCAGCCTGAGTTTGAAAAGCTCTATATAACACAGATATTGAACCATCAGAACAACGAACTGTCAGGAGCGCAGCCGATACTCGTTCTGGACGTATGGGAGCATGCCTACTATCTGCAATACGAAAACCGCCGTGCTGAATGGGTCGAGAACTGGTGGAACGTAATCAATTGGAACAACGTCGCCAAGAACCTGTCGGCAGCCAGATCATATGTGCCCGAAAAGATCAGTGCAAGCATGTGA
- a CDS encoding stage II sporulation protein M yields MDERSYIENRQDSWHSLSNKIDRIRTHGLRSLSRAELASIGSEYRSVVSDLSFARSQGASNELVLYLNELAARAHGILYATSGASVSGIWSFLIREFPALFRSTIRHTLLATLIFMASWAGASYLVITDPSISYALMPEKLQAKDVRNIKSPIPDPAQMSSYIMTNNIKVGIFSFAGGISAGAITVFEMVQNGAMIGVVATLYAPIMGRARFWSYILPHGIIELVAIFICGGAGLMIGSAMIAPGNMRRSDAIRLASGKALRLFAGTIPMFIVAGMIEGFITPSVLPIWSKLTFAAITAIGLTAYLGFAGGIGNTNP; encoded by the coding sequence GTGGACGAACGCTCATACATAGAAAACAGACAAGATTCATGGCATAGCCTGTCGAACAAGATCGACCGCATACGCACGCATGGCCTGCGCTCTCTTTCGCGAGCCGAACTTGCATCCATAGGCTCGGAGTATCGCAGCGTAGTCTCCGACCTGTCGTTTGCCCGCAGCCAGGGCGCAAGCAATGAACTGGTGCTCTATCTCAACGAGCTGGCTGCCAGAGCACATGGTATACTTTATGCCACATCCGGCGCAAGTGTCAGCGGAATTTGGTCCTTTCTTATTAGAGAGTTTCCGGCGCTGTTTCGTTCCACAATCAGGCATACACTTTTGGCCACGCTGATCTTCATGGCAAGCTGGGCGGGCGCGTCTTATCTGGTTATTACCGACCCGAGCATATCTTATGCGCTCATGCCAGAGAAGCTGCAGGCCAAGGATGTCAGAAATATCAAGTCTCCGATCCCCGACCCCGCGCAGATGTCGAGTTATATAATGACCAACAACATCAAGGTCGGCATATTTTCATTTGCCGGTGGAATAAGTGCGGGCGCAATAACGGTTTTCGAGATGGTCCAGAACGGCGCGATGATAGGTGTGGTCGCCACACTCTATGCGCCCATAATGGGCAGGGCGCGATTCTGGTCATATATACTCCCTCATGGAATAATCGAGCTTGTGGCCATATTTATATGCGGCGGGGCAGGGTTAATGATAGGCTCGGCTATGATTGCTCCGGGCAATATGCGCCGCTCTGATGCTATCCGATTGGCATCCGGTAAGGCTCTCAGGCTCTTTGCAGGGACGATCCCAATGTTTATCGTTGCCGGGATGATTGAAGGTTTCATCACACCGTCGGTATTGCCTATATGGTCCAAACTCACATTTGCCGCCATAACAGCCATCGGCCTGACAGCGTACCTGGGCTTTGCCGGGGGGATAGGGAATACCAATCCCTAA
- a CDS encoding HEAT repeat domain-containing protein, producing the protein MSERSECTCEEKLDAAIESLIYVFSSRDGLMRKSAREALVVIGRPAIPSLIQALADKNKNVRWESAKALEEIGDPSAAQALVARLKQDNFGIRWIAAESLVKFGKDGLRPLFLELLQNPDSGFLRDGAHHVLYSIAGKDPSLQGILSPVIDGLGAVSGAKDVVPYIQAALEALDIEAESVEEDELLGDS; encoded by the coding sequence ATGTCTGAACGATCCGAATGCACGTGCGAAGAAAAACTGGATGCGGCGATAGAGTCCCTGATATATGTTTTTTCCAGCCGTGATGGTCTGATGCGCAAGTCTGCACGTGAGGCGCTCGTCGTCATAGGCAGGCCCGCAATTCCGTCTCTGATTCAAGCGTTGGCGGACAAGAACAAAAATGTGCGCTGGGAGTCTGCAAAGGCCTTGGAAGAAATCGGTGACCCAAGCGCTGCTCAGGCTCTTGTAGCCAGGCTCAAGCAGGACAACTTCGGCATCCGGTGGATAGCTGCGGAATCTCTGGTCAAGTTCGGAAAGGATGGTCTCAGGCCGCTGTTTCTTGAACTGCTGCAAAACCCTGATTCGGGCTTTTTGAGAGATGGGGCGCACCACGTGCTCTATTCCATTGCCGGCAAAGATCCGTCGCTGCAGGGCATCCTCAGCCCTGTCATTGACGGTTTGGGCGCAGTCAGTGGAGCAAAGGATGTGGTTCCATACATTCAAGCAGCTCTGGAAGCTCTCGATATTGAAGCTGAAAGTGTTGAAGAAGACGAACTGCTCGGAGACTCATAG
- a CDS encoding DUF58 domain-containing protein: MIFTTRFVILLVIGALMIGFSGWSGALVTSGIVIITFAAAAAAWEWLWIVRGKSVEVMRVCDEKLSLGVGNPVRLVMRNSGYRHVNGIVRDEYPEGFDAHGNVVNFILAARSEWETTYHLIPPKRGNYEFMDIYVRLFGPLGLVIRQYKIPARQHCKVYPNLLDMRRYEIGLRREHAIQPGQRFARIRGRGTEFESLRDYMPDDEFRAIDWKASARRGRLVTRIYQQERSQNILIVLDCGRIMGPVIDTLTRLDHSINASMMLAHVAAIKGDKVGLMTFGEDITNYSPPKAGKSQTLSLLRLTYNLKDAEGDSNYYRAIPYLSKKWTRRSLIVFFTDLVDPESSKPLISQIASLTKKHLCLIVTMADPAVTDAVRTKVENSEDAFNAAAARQVLQSRKQAAAHLVRSGAIVLDVPPEKFTPSVINEYLNIKGKNML; the protein is encoded by the coding sequence ATGATCTTTACAACCAGATTCGTAATACTGCTTGTAATCGGAGCGCTGATGATCGGCTTCTCGGGATGGTCCGGTGCTCTTGTGACCAGCGGAATAGTGATAATAACATTCGCAGCTGCCGCCGCGGCATGGGAATGGCTGTGGATCGTGCGAGGGAAATCTGTCGAGGTCATGCGTGTTTGTGACGAGAAGCTCTCACTGGGCGTTGGAAATCCTGTGCGACTGGTCATGAGGAACTCCGGCTATCGACACGTGAACGGCATTGTTCGCGATGAATATCCAGAGGGCTTCGACGCGCATGGAAATGTCGTCAATTTCATATTAGCTGCCCGGTCGGAATGGGAGACGACCTATCATCTGATCCCACCAAAAAGGGGTAACTATGAGTTTATGGATATATACGTCCGGCTCTTCGGCCCATTGGGACTGGTCATTCGGCAGTACAAGATTCCAGCAAGGCAGCATTGCAAGGTCTACCCTAACCTGCTGGATATGCGCAGATATGAGATCGGACTGAGGCGAGAACATGCCATCCAGCCGGGACAGAGGTTCGCGCGGATTCGCGGCAGAGGCACTGAGTTCGAGTCTTTGCGGGACTATATGCCCGATGATGAGTTTCGAGCAATCGACTGGAAAGCCTCCGCCAGACGCGGGAGGCTGGTGACCAGGATATATCAGCAGGAGAGATCGCAGAACATACTCATAGTCCTGGACTGCGGGCGCATCATGGGACCGGTGATCGACACTCTTACACGCCTCGACCACAGCATAAACGCATCCATGATGCTCGCGCATGTGGCGGCGATAAAGGGCGACAAGGTCGGGCTGATGACCTTCGGCGAAGACATAACCAACTACTCACCCCCAAAGGCAGGCAAAAGCCAGACATTGAGCCTGCTGCGGCTTACTTATAACCTCAAGGACGCTGAAGGGGACTCGAATTATTACCGCGCGATACCCTATCTATCAAAAAAATGGACCCGGCGGAGTTTGATAGTCTTCTTCACCGACCTGGTTGACCCGGAATCCTCAAAGCCATTAATCTCGCAGATCGCAAGCCTTACTAAAAAACATCTGTGCCTGATCGTCACGATGGCGGACCCGGCTGTGACTGATGCTGTGCGAACTAAAGTTGAAAACTCAGAAGATGCGTTCAATGCCGCTGCGGCCAGACAGGTGCTGCAGTCTAGAAAACAAGCGGCTGCACATTTGGTACGCTCCGGCGCAATTGTCCTCGATGTCCCGCCGGAAAAGTTCACGCCTTCTGTGATAAACGAATATCTGAACATAAAAGGCAAAAACATGTTGTAG